One window of the Arthrobacter sp. D5-1 genome contains the following:
- a CDS encoding BadF/BadG/BcrA/BcrD ATPase family protein, producing the protein MNNLDSAQHSPAPSEALSGTVIGLDIGGTKTRGVRFQNGAPVRDESAGSSNVQNVSREQAAANLAELFGKIGGGEIDEVYAGAGGIDTEEDAQALADLIAPHAPGAHITVVHDSRLLLAAGGASAGVAVIAGTGSAAWGKNDAGEEARAGGWGYLLGDEGSGYWLGREAVRHSLRRMNQGLEPDALSRALLDSCGVDEPGKLIAMFHSPDTGRRYWAQQARLVVEAADAGDDISQAMVEQAGRDLADLARQAVRQLGMDGPVILGSGLGMNVPRLQEAFKAKLAEDGIVDVRILQQDPVFGVPRLVAEQRS; encoded by the coding sequence GTGAACAATCTTGACTCTGCCCAGCATTCCCCTGCCCCATCGGAGGCCTTGAGTGGAACGGTCATCGGGCTCGATATCGGCGGCACCAAGACCCGTGGCGTACGGTTCCAAAATGGCGCGCCGGTCCGTGATGAAAGCGCCGGAAGTTCCAACGTGCAAAACGTCAGCAGGGAACAGGCAGCAGCCAACCTCGCCGAACTGTTCGGCAAAATCGGCGGCGGTGAAATTGACGAAGTCTATGCAGGCGCCGGCGGGATCGACACTGAGGAAGACGCGCAGGCGCTCGCGGACCTGATCGCCCCCCATGCGCCCGGGGCCCACATCACCGTGGTTCATGATTCCCGCCTGCTGTTGGCGGCTGGCGGCGCGAGTGCGGGCGTTGCCGTCATTGCCGGTACGGGCTCAGCTGCGTGGGGAAAGAATGACGCCGGGGAAGAGGCCCGGGCGGGTGGCTGGGGCTACCTTCTGGGCGACGAAGGAAGCGGCTATTGGCTGGGGCGTGAAGCCGTCCGACACAGTCTGAGGCGAATGAACCAAGGCTTGGAGCCGGATGCGCTCAGCCGTGCGCTGCTGGACTCCTGCGGAGTGGATGAACCGGGAAAGCTGATTGCCATGTTCCACTCACCGGACACCGGCCGCCGCTATTGGGCACAGCAGGCGAGGCTGGTTGTTGAAGCCGCGGACGCCGGAGACGACATCAGCCAAGCGATGGTGGAACAGGCCGGCAGGGACCTCGCTGACCTCGCCCGGCAAGCCGTTCGCCAGCTGGGAATGGATGGTCCGGTAATCCTCGGAAGCGGACTTGGCATGAACGTCCCCCGGCTGCAGGAAGCCTTCAAAGCCAAACTGGCAGAGGACGGGATTGTGGACGTCCGCATCCTGCAACAGGATCCGGTGTTTGGCGTACCGCGATTGGTGGCCGAGCAGCGGTCCTAG
- a CDS encoding nitronate monooxygenase, producing the protein MPHPLFNTPFIAAPMAGGTSTPDLARAVHEGGGLGFLAAGYKSAEAMCAEIAAARSLGIPFGMNVFVPDPRQLPPGPEAVERLEAYRAELEPEAARYGVALPPLRLDDDDAWQDKIDALLADPVEFVSFAFGLPGKQVVTALQKAGTTVISSVTSVAEALAAAEDGPDALAVQHTSAGGHTAAFLPGTPEPAGAPGAGTPAARTTAELVAQVRAAVAVPLIAAGAVMDGRGLREVLAAGASAAQIGTALVRTDESGARQAHKDALGDSVFTQTAMTRAFTGRMARALVNDFVRDHQDAPEGYPAIHHLTAPVRAASSAAGDPQRLNLWAGTGWQRAREGSAKDVVREFLSGL; encoded by the coding sequence ATGCCACATCCCCTGTTCAACACACCGTTTATTGCTGCTCCCATGGCGGGCGGAACCTCCACACCGGATTTGGCTCGGGCCGTTCACGAGGGTGGTGGTCTGGGTTTCCTCGCTGCCGGCTACAAGAGCGCCGAGGCCATGTGCGCCGAGATCGCAGCGGCCAGGTCCCTCGGCATTCCCTTCGGCATGAACGTCTTTGTACCCGACCCACGCCAGCTCCCTCCCGGCCCGGAGGCAGTGGAAAGGCTTGAGGCCTACCGGGCAGAGCTTGAGCCTGAGGCCGCCCGGTACGGCGTGGCCTTGCCTCCCTTGCGCCTTGATGACGACGACGCCTGGCAGGACAAAATCGACGCCCTCCTCGCGGACCCGGTGGAGTTCGTCAGCTTCGCTTTCGGTCTTCCTGGCAAACAGGTGGTGACCGCGCTCCAAAAGGCCGGAACAACCGTCATTTCCAGCGTGACCAGCGTCGCTGAGGCCTTGGCTGCCGCCGAAGACGGTCCGGACGCCCTCGCCGTCCAGCACACGTCCGCGGGCGGACACACGGCTGCCTTCCTGCCGGGCACTCCGGAACCAGCGGGAGCCCCGGGCGCCGGAACCCCCGCAGCCCGGACGACGGCGGAACTGGTCGCCCAGGTGCGTGCCGCCGTCGCAGTTCCCCTGATCGCGGCAGGGGCCGTCATGGACGGCCGCGGCCTACGGGAGGTGCTGGCGGCTGGGGCGTCAGCGGCCCAAATCGGGACCGCCCTGGTTCGGACCGACGAGAGCGGTGCCCGGCAGGCGCACAAGGATGCCTTGGGTGACTCCGTGTTCACACAAACCGCGATGACCCGGGCCTTCACCGGGCGCATGGCCCGAGCCCTGGTCAACGATTTCGTCCGCGACCATCAGGACGCACCGGAGGGCTACCCTGCCATCCATCACCTCACGGCACCGGTCAGGGCGGCCTCTTCCGCGGCCGGCGATCCGCAGCGGCTCAACCTCTGGGCAGGGACGGGTTGGCAGCGGGCCCGGGAAGGGTCAGCGAAGGATGTGGTCAGGGAGTTCCTGAGCGGGCTCTGA